The DNA region GCTGTTACGTCCTGGACGTCAACGGGCTGGAGTTCGAGTTCACCTACGTCCCGCCAGGAGGAGACCGATGAATACGCGTGTCCACCGCACCGTGACCGAACTGCCCGTACCCGAAGGCTGGGATTTCGGGGACTTCCCGTACGGCTTGGAACCGCTGACCCTGCCCGTGCCCCCGACGCCCGACGCGGGGTACGGCATACCCGACGTACTGCCGGCCGACGAGTCACTCGTGGACCGGAGCGGGGTCTGCCCGCGGGCGGGTGCCGCCCTCGCCTCGACCGACTTCTCCCACCAGCTCTTCTGGTTCCGCTGGATCACGGGGCACCAGGCCACCTTCGCCATCTGGCAGCTGACCGCGCACGCCCTGCACCAGGCCCGCACCCGGACCGATCCCGCCCCGTCCCTGTGCGCGATGGCGGACCTCACGGACGCGTACACCTCGATGCTGCTCTACACCAGCTCGTGCCCGGTCGACATCTACGGCGCGGTCATCCGTCCCAGCATGTACCTCCAGCACCGCAGTTTCAGCGGCACCTGGGCCCCGGACTTCGCGCCCGTGCGGAGCCTGCTGAGGGGCAAGAAGACGGAGTGGGTCAGCACGCCCGAGGGCGAGAAGCTGAAGCACGCGGTCCGGATGTACCACACGGTGCACTCGGGGGTGGCGGCCAAGCTGGTGCCCGGCGGCCGGTCACTGCTCCAGGAATCCACCGGGGAGACCACGCCGACGCGCCCCGAGACGCAGGCGCTGATCTACGACAACTACTTCCTGACCCTGAGGGCGCCGGTCGGCGCGGTGGAGCTGGTCGACCAGTTACGGAGCCGGCTGCGCGCGATCTCGCTCGACGTCGCGACCAACGGGCTCTACCCGGGCCTCACACCGGAGGACGAGGCGGCCTTCCCCGAGGAGTTGCGGAGCGACGAGGTACGGCGTTACGAGAGGGATTTCCCCGCGTGCCTGAGCCGGATCGACGTCGCGGCCCGGCAGCTCAAGCCGAAGGTGCTGCACAGCACCCCGTCCTGACCGCCCGCCGGTGCGCGGACGCCCGACACGGAACGGAGTTGAGAACGAGTGCGTCACGGAGTGGTGATCCTGCCCGAACGGCGCTGGTCCGAGGCTCGCGACCAGTGGGTCCGGGCCGAGCGGCTCGGCTTCGACCACGCCTGGACCTACGACCAGTTGATGTGGCGGTGGCTGCGTGACAAGCCCTGGTTCGCCTCCGTCCCCACACTGGCCGCCGCTGCCGCCGTCACCTCGCGGATCACGCTGGGCACGATGGTGGCCACCCCCACCTACCGGCATCCGGTGACCCTGGCGAAGGAGTTGATGTCGCTGGAGGACATCGCCGGGGGACGGTTCGTCTGCGGCCTGGGCGCCGGGGCGGGTGGCCTGGACGACCGGGTGGTGGACCCGACCGAACGCACCCCGCGTCAACGCGCCGACCGGTTCGCCGAGTTCGTCGAGGCGCTGGACCGGCTGCTGACCGACCGGGTCGCCTCCTACGCGGGCGCCCATTACGACTTCCGGGACGTGCCCATGAACCCGGGGTGCCTCACGCGCCCCCGAGCGCCGTTCGCCGTGGCCGCGACCGGGCCGCGCGGCATGCGGCTGGCGGCCCGGCAAGCGGACACCTGGGTCACGGCTGGACCACCGGGCCGCTTCGACGCCCTGCCCTACGAGAAGGCACTGCCCGAGATCGCACGCCAACTCGACCGCCTGGACACCGCCTGCGCCGCGGTGGGACGCGACCCGGCCACGCTGAACCGGCTCCTGCTGACCGGTGCCCTGGTCGGCGGAGTCCTCGAATCCGTCGAGTCCTACCGTGACGCGGTGGGCCGTTTCGGCGAGCTGGGCATCACCGACCTGGTCGTGCACTGGCCGCGGGAGTCCTTCCCCTACCAAGGTGATCCGCGCGTGCTGGAGGCCGTCGCGGACGAGGTGCTCCTCCCGCGCCCGCACATCACAGGCGCCACCGCACGGCAGAACACCGCAGGAGGCGGACGGTGATCGAATACGAGATCGTCGACATGTTCACCGACACACCGTTCAACGGCTGTGCCCTCGGGGTCGTACCCGACGCGCAGGGACTCTCGGAGGCGGACATGCTGGCTGTCGCCCGGGAGTTGGCCCTGACCGAGACGGCGTTCGTCCTACCGCCCGAACTCCCGGGATCCACCTACCGGGTGCGGGTGATGACGCCGACCGGGGAGTCGCCGTTCGGAGGGCACAGCGCGGTGGGCACGGCCAGTGCGCTGGTCCGTACCGGACGGACAGCGGCCGGCAAGGCGGTGCAGGAGTGCGGAGGCCGGCAGCTCACCGTGACGGCCGGGTCCGACGGCTCCGGCCTGGCCGTCGAGGGTACGCCGCTGCTGCGGCCCGAATGGGATCCCCGCCCCCTCCTGGCAGCGT from Streptomyces sp. B1I3 includes:
- a CDS encoding LLM class flavin-dependent oxidoreductase translates to MRHGVVILPERRWSEARDQWVRAERLGFDHAWTYDQLMWRWLRDKPWFASVPTLAAAAAVTSRITLGTMVATPTYRHPVTLAKELMSLEDIAGGRFVCGLGAGAGGLDDRVVDPTERTPRQRADRFAEFVEALDRLLTDRVASYAGAHYDFRDVPMNPGCLTRPRAPFAVAATGPRGMRLAARQADTWVTAGPPGRFDALPYEKALPEIARQLDRLDTACAAVGRDPATLNRLLLTGALVGGVLESVESYRDAVGRFGELGITDLVVHWPRESFPYQGDPRVLEAVADEVLLPRPHITGATARQNTAGGGR